One part of the Sulfolobus tengchongensis genome encodes these proteins:
- a CDS encoding phosphoesterase, producing the protein MKILVMSNIRFPEPHVESTLSSIIKKEEPEIIVLNGDTTQCYWDYECPRVIDVLYVIRSIAPWAQIIYVQGDMDPHAIKCITAEPRYREEIIGTTMYIAEASSVKYYIIHGHQGEIDQLRKSIGAGPWDWLIIGQYKRLEADKLARVVYSGGITREFPPEARGYIVITDSNFYIRNLRT; encoded by the coding sequence ATGAAAATTTTAGTGATGAGCAATATTAGATTTCCTGAACCTCATGTGGAAAGCACGCTATCAAGCATTATAAAAAAGGAAGAACCAGAAATTATTGTGCTAAATGGGGATACAACACAATGTTATTGGGACTATGAGTGTCCGAGGGTTATTGATGTACTTTATGTTATAAGAAGTATAGCGCCTTGGGCTCAAATAATTTACGTGCAAGGAGATATGGATCCACATGCAATAAAATGTATAACAGCAGAACCCAGATACAGAGAAGAGATAATTGGCACGACGATGTATATTGCAGAGGCTTCCTCAGTAAAATATTATATAATACATGGTCATCAAGGCGAAATAGATCAATTAAGGAAAAGTATTGGAGCAGGACCATGGGATTGGCTAATAATTGGTCAGTACAAGAGATTAGAGGCTGATAAATTGGCTAGAGTAGTATACAGTGGTGGTATAACTAGGGAATTCCCACCAGAAGCTAGGGGATATATAGTAATTACTGATTCTAATTTTTACATCAGAAATCTCAGGACTTAA
- a CDS encoding isoaspartyl peptidase/L-asparaginase translates to MRYSLPVLVIHGGAGSWQLPDQDKVKLVISEALERGYYEFRKGSAVEAVVEAIYYMEESGVFDAGKGSVKNSAGYIEMDAGIMIGNTLQAGGIMGLREGSAIKKALEILKQNRHVLMIASNNPQGDNSTFSKSEISGDTVGAVALDLQGNLVAGTSTGGIRGKLPGRVGDSPIPGAGYYATSNVAISTTGIGEIILRMLPAKEVDILVSMGFNIDDALRAVINKITKIFGKDNIGMIGLDKYGNASSYYNTKGMARGVISADGVKRVFVFEGEI, encoded by the coding sequence GTGAGATATAGTTTACCAGTCCTTGTGATACATGGAGGAGCAGGAAGTTGGCAACTACCAGATCAAGATAAGGTAAAGTTAGTAATAAGTGAAGCATTAGAAAGAGGGTATTATGAATTTAGAAAAGGTTCTGCAGTGGAGGCAGTAGTTGAGGCCATATATTATATGGAAGAATCCGGAGTTTTTGATGCAGGGAAAGGGAGTGTAAAGAATTCTGCTGGATATATTGAAATGGACGCTGGTATAATGATAGGAAATACCCTTCAAGCAGGCGGTATAATGGGGTTAAGGGAAGGAAGTGCGATAAAGAAAGCTTTAGAGATTTTAAAGCAAAACAGACACGTATTAATGATAGCAAGTAATAATCCTCAAGGAGATAATTCAACTTTTTCGAAGAGCGAGATTTCCGGTGATACTGTAGGTGCTGTAGCCCTAGATCTACAAGGAAATCTTGTAGCGGGAACCAGTACGGGTGGAATAAGAGGTAAACTACCTGGTAGAGTAGGGGATTCTCCTATTCCAGGTGCAGGATACTATGCAACATCTAACGTTGCGATTTCCACTACCGGAATAGGCGAAATAATTTTGAGAATGTTGCCAGCTAAGGAAGTTGATATTTTAGTATCAATGGGATTTAACATAGATGATGCGTTAAGAGCTGTAATAAATAAAATAACTAAAATCTTTGGAAAGGATAATATAGGCATGATAGGATTAGATAAATATGGTAACGCGTCAAGTTATTACAATACAAAAGGTATGGCTAGGGGTGTTATCTCCGCTGATGGAGTTAAGAGAGTATTTGTATTTGAAGGTGAAATATAA
- a CDS encoding NAD(P)/FAD-dependent oxidoreductase, with protein MPRMAIIGAGPAGLSLAYFLKGHRNYETTVFESMPEPGIKPCAWGLITGIEELIPIPKETIISEIKGFRIYLDNKLVFDIRTKNRLGYIIDKPLFLKRLADEVNVEFNSKVIQKGNKFYTNNEILDFDKVIMATGHYSVDKSMSIPAIQYITDYEIDREVVEFYFYSGFLGYAWIFPDREGSKIGIGGYGEVPELKERLKQILKGRVKIFHGARVTDYGIIDDRLDGNYVGEALGAVYAITGEGIRPSIISSKILADSILNGKDFRKEFKKSKLYWTLNWHAKIIKMTREKDPGTVRLSKALLNNDPQLILKFAIGDFNRVDLIKIFGRSLI; from the coding sequence ATGCCAAGGATGGCAATTATAGGAGCTGGACCTGCAGGCTTATCTCTAGCATATTTCCTGAAAGGACACAGAAATTATGAAACCACTGTATTTGAAAGTATGCCAGAACCCGGAATAAAGCCATGTGCATGGGGGTTGATAACGGGAATAGAAGAATTAATACCAATTCCTAAAGAGACCATAATTAGTGAAATTAAAGGTTTTAGGATTTATCTTGATAATAAACTCGTATTTGACATAAGAACTAAAAATAGGCTAGGGTATATCATTGATAAGCCTCTTTTCTTGAAAAGACTTGCGGATGAAGTCAATGTAGAATTTAACTCGAAGGTTATTCAAAAAGGTAATAAATTCTATACAAATAACGAAATTTTAGATTTCGATAAAGTAATAATGGCAACTGGGCATTATAGTGTAGACAAATCGATGTCAATCCCCGCAATCCAGTACATTACAGACTACGAAATAGACCGAGAAGTCGTAGAGTTTTACTTTTATTCTGGATTTTTAGGATATGCGTGGATTTTTCCTGATAGAGAAGGTTCAAAGATAGGAATAGGTGGTTACGGAGAGGTCCCAGAATTAAAGGAACGATTAAAGCAAATCCTTAAGGGGAGAGTTAAAATATTTCATGGAGCGAGAGTAACAGATTACGGAATTATAGATGATAGGTTAGATGGCAATTATGTAGGTGAAGCTTTAGGTGCCGTTTACGCGATAACTGGAGAGGGTATAAGACCATCGATAATATCTTCAAAAATTCTGGCTGACTCTATATTAAACGGCAAAGATTTCAGAAAAGAGTTTAAAAAAAGTAAATTATATTGGACTCTAAATTGGCATGCAAAAATTATAAAGATGACAAGGGAAAAAGATCCAGGTACTGTTAGATTATCAAAAGCTTTACTGAATAATGACCCTCAACTAATTTTAAAATTTGCAATAGGCGACTTTAATAGAGTTGATCTTATAAAGATTTTTGGGAGGTCTCTTATTTGA
- a CDS encoding Lrp/AsnC family transcriptional regulator — translation MNSSFYYLDDIDKKILNILQQDSRIPFSRLAKMLNLSEATIYVRIKRLKENGVIKGFYTEIDFDRIGLSVVAFILIKADPKKYDNILKQLVEMKEIYEIYDVTGEYYAVLKVRVPTREDLAKVLDKIGNMDGVTSTYTMLVLRVIKDKKELDL, via the coding sequence TTGAATTCCTCATTTTATTATCTTGACGATATAGATAAAAAGATCCTCAATATACTCCAGCAAGATTCAAGAATACCTTTCTCTAGGTTAGCAAAAATGCTGAACTTAAGTGAGGCAACAATATATGTAAGAATAAAAAGATTGAAAGAAAACGGTGTGATTAAGGGTTTCTACACTGAAATAGATTTCGATAGAATTGGGCTTAGTGTTGTAGCCTTCATATTGATAAAGGCAGATCCTAAAAAGTACGATAATATTTTAAAACAATTAGTTGAAATGAAAGAAATATATGAAATCTATGATGTAACTGGTGAGTATTATGCAGTACTCAAGGTAAGAGTACCAACCAGAGAGGATCTCGCAAAAGTATTGGACAAGATAGGAAATATGGATGGGGTAACTTCCACTTATACTATGTTGGTACTTAGGGTAATAAAAGATAAGAAAGAACTAGATCTTTGA
- a CDS encoding RimK family alpha-L-glutamate ligase, translated as MIHESEKVTEASKQLLLEIKNRNHNAYYIRISKLNAEITENGIEFTYSGKRVDIDGGLIRNLGFISTTEQFIKRFDVLRELERNGVVLMNRPDSILLARDKFASLMRMKRAGIPVPNTALVEDPFEVMRLVDKWGEVVIKPVVGSLGLGSVKVSDPDIAFRVAKAILSINQPVYVQKYVKKPDRDIRVIVIGDRVLGSIYRISRSGWKTNIAQGAIAQVLIPNAELEEISLKSVKVLGLDYAGIDIIEDVEEGGGYKIIEVNAAPLWNGFESATNINPAKYIVEHLIEKIKR; from the coding sequence GTGATTCATGAATCAGAGAAAGTTACTGAGGCTTCAAAACAATTACTATTAGAAATAAAAAATAGAAATCACAATGCATATTATATCAGAATTTCAAAATTAAATGCAGAGATAACTGAAAATGGGATAGAATTTACATATAGTGGAAAAAGAGTCGATATAGACGGTGGTTTAATAAGAAATCTAGGCTTTATCTCTACTACAGAGCAATTTATAAAAAGATTCGATGTTTTGAGGGAATTGGAAAGAAATGGCGTAGTGCTAATGAATAGGCCAGATTCAATACTGTTAGCTAGGGATAAATTTGCAAGTTTAATGCGGATGAAACGTGCTGGCATTCCAGTACCCAACACTGCGCTGGTTGAGGATCCTTTCGAAGTAATGAGACTTGTAGATAAATGGGGTGAAGTTGTGATAAAGCCAGTTGTAGGAAGCCTTGGTTTGGGATCAGTTAAAGTTTCAGATCCTGATATAGCATTTAGAGTTGCAAAAGCAATTTTATCCATAAATCAACCAGTATATGTTCAAAAATATGTAAAGAAACCTGACAGAGATATAAGAGTGATTGTAATCGGTGATAGAGTACTAGGTAGCATATACAGAATTTCGAGAAGTGGATGGAAAACTAACATAGCTCAAGGTGCAATAGCACAAGTCTTGATTCCAAATGCTGAGCTAGAAGAAATAAGTTTAAAGAGTGTTAAGGTATTAGGTTTAGATTATGCTGGAATTGATATTATAGAGGATGTAGAAGAGGGTGGTGGGTATAAAATAATTGAAGTTAACGCTGCACCTTTATGGAATGGATTTGAATCAGCTACTAACATTAATCCAGCTAAATATATAGTCGAACATCTGATAGAGAAGATCAAGAGATGA
- the gdS-2 gene encoding hexaprenyl pyrophosphate synthase yields the protein MSIIEFWLEAKEIIDKLIEQFLDSNKEWDLVEMSSYILKDGKRFRGTLNMFFTVALGGNIKDSYGGALAIEILHSASLALDDIVDLDVTRRGDKAAWVVYGNRKIIFITNYLIPTALRIIQTSYGDDALNTSIELWKDTAVGALRDMYNNSDYVKTIELKTGSLFKLSTVLSAYASNHYDVKDKMLEVGRYLGIIYQVIDDFVDYKTKRIEEISGSAKQLFEYYKSGKLEDYVKSIYSEYKQKYNEIIDKIPFQSEYINEIRSLPEFLANGLLKEVGIDKI from the coding sequence TTGAGTATTATTGAATTTTGGTTAGAAGCTAAGGAGATTATTGACAAATTAATAGAACAATTTCTAGACAGCAATAAGGAATGGGATTTAGTGGAAATGAGTAGTTATATTCTTAAAGATGGGAAACGTTTCAGAGGAACTTTGAATATGTTCTTTACTGTAGCATTAGGTGGTAACATAAAAGACTCTTATGGCGGAGCCTTAGCTATAGAAATCCTTCATTCAGCCTCTTTAGCCTTAGACGATATTGTTGACCTAGATGTGACGAGGAGAGGAGATAAAGCAGCGTGGGTGGTTTATGGCAATAGGAAAATAATATTTATAACAAATTATCTCATTCCTACTGCGCTTAGAATAATTCAAACTTCTTATGGAGATGATGCGTTAAATACTAGTATTGAGCTTTGGAAAGATACTGCTGTAGGTGCTTTAAGGGATATGTATAATAATAGTGACTATGTGAAGACTATTGAGTTAAAAACTGGTAGTTTATTTAAACTTTCTACGGTATTATCTGCTTACGCTTCCAATCACTACGATGTTAAGGATAAGATGTTAGAGGTTGGTAGATATTTAGGTATAATTTATCAAGTAATAGATGACTTTGTAGATTATAAAACAAAAAGAATAGAGGAAATAAGTGGAAGCGCAAAGCAATTATTTGAATATTATAAGTCGGGTAAACTAGAAGACTACGTGAAGTCAATATATTCAGAGTACAAACAAAAATATAATGAGATAATAGATAAGATTCCTTTCCAATCTGAATATATTAACGAAATACGATCTCTTCCAGAGTTCTTAGCTAACGGTCTTCTTAAGGAAGTTGGCATAGATAAGATTTAA
- a CDS encoding S-methyl-5'-thioadenosine phosphorylase has protein sequence MIQQNEKALIGIIGGSGLYDPGIFSEAKELKVYTPYGEPSDLITIGKIGSKTVAFLPRHGRRHRIPPHKINYRANIWAFKELGVKWVISVSAVGSLRMDYKPGDFVIPDQFIDMTKKRDYTFFDGPVVAHISMADPFCNHLRKLAIETANELNIVVHNTGTYICIEGPRFSTRAESRVWREVYKADIIGMTLVPEVNLACEAQMCYATIAMVTDYDVFAEVPVTAEEVERVMSKNVEKAKKLLYALIQKLPEKPEEGLCSCCNSLKTALV, from the coding sequence ATGATTCAACAAAATGAAAAAGCCCTAATAGGGATTATAGGCGGTTCTGGATTATACGACCCTGGAATTTTCTCTGAAGCTAAAGAGCTTAAGGTATATACGCCATATGGCGAACCAAGTGATTTAATTACCATAGGTAAAATCGGTAGTAAAACGGTTGCATTTTTACCAAGACATGGACGGAGACATAGAATTCCCCCTCATAAGATAAATTATAGGGCTAATATTTGGGCATTTAAGGAACTAGGTGTCAAATGGGTCATATCAGTTTCTGCTGTGGGTAGTCTGAGAATGGATTATAAACCAGGGGATTTTGTAATACCCGACCAATTCATAGATATGACAAAGAAAAGGGATTATACTTTCTTTGATGGGCCAGTAGTGGCACATATATCAATGGCCGATCCATTTTGTAATCATTTAAGAAAACTAGCGATAGAAACGGCTAATGAACTTAACATTGTTGTACACAATACAGGCACTTATATATGTATTGAAGGTCCTAGATTCTCAACAAGAGCAGAAAGTAGAGTTTGGAGAGAAGTTTACAAGGCTGATATAATTGGTATGACTCTAGTCCCGGAAGTCAATTTAGCGTGTGAAGCTCAGATGTGTTATGCGACTATTGCGATGGTTACCGATTATGACGTCTTTGCAGAAGTCCCAGTAACTGCGGAAGAGGTAGAGAGAGTTATGTCGAAAAATGTAGAGAAAGCTAAGAAACTCTTATATGCGCTAATTCAGAAGTTGCCGGAGAAGCCGGAAGAGGGGTTGTGTTCCTGTTGCAACAGCCTGAAGACAGCACTAGTCTGA
- a CDS encoding phosphoribosyltransferase: MPKIPVKVVTWEDIVNLSTRLAEKIRDDEYNVDVIIAIARGGLVPARLVADVLGILDILSIKIEHWIVTASHTPEAKVKYPFKVDLSGKNVLIIDDITDTGDSIELAKKYVTENFRPKEVRTATLQYIKPVAKVVPDYYADEITSWTWFMYPWNYWEDEINLLNKILIEKNKQNIDINDLKNLFRESYGIEKPPIPLEDILKEMKRRKML, translated from the coding sequence TTGCCCAAGATACCAGTAAAGGTAGTTACATGGGAGGATATAGTGAATCTTTCAACAAGATTGGCTGAAAAAATTAGAGATGACGAATATAATGTGGATGTCATAATAGCAATTGCAAGAGGTGGATTAGTTCCAGCTAGATTAGTAGCTGATGTATTAGGTATTTTAGACATATTATCAATAAAGATAGAACATTGGATTGTAACTGCCTCACATACTCCAGAGGCCAAAGTGAAATATCCCTTTAAGGTAGATCTATCTGGAAAAAACGTGTTAATAATAGATGATATTACAGATACCGGTGACAGTATAGAATTAGCTAAAAAGTATGTAACAGAAAATTTTAGACCTAAAGAAGTAAGAACGGCTACACTCCAATATATAAAGCCCGTAGCTAAAGTAGTTCCAGATTATTATGCTGATGAGATAACAAGCTGGACGTGGTTCATGTATCCTTGGAATTATTGGGAAGATGAAATTAATCTATTAAATAAAATATTAATAGAGAAAAATAAGCAAAATATAGACATAAACGATCTCAAAAATCTTTTTAGAGAAAGTTATGGTATAGAAAAACCACCAATTCCATTAGAAGATATATTAAAAGAAATGAAAAGAAGAAAAATGCTTTAA